DNA sequence from the Leuconostoc lactis genome:
CAGTGTCTTAAAAATGGGCCGCCAACCTCTATTGTTGCCACTGGGTGGACTCGCGTTGGCGTTGTTTTTCAATGCTGGCACCAGTTTACTGACTAACCAACAAGGTTTGCTGGGGAAGTCACTGGCCAACGTGACCGTGACCGACACTTGGTTGTTAACCGTGATTGGTTTGATGGGGCTAATCTTCATACAATTGCGACCGGCACAATTAGCATTATTTGCTTTGTCGCAGGGCCATATTGCACGCTTGGGCTATCCTGAATCGCGATTAAGTTGGCCCTGGCAGCTTGTCGCAGCAGGTTATATTGGTGCGGTGAGTGCTGTATTAGGGACAATTTTTTTTGTGGGGCTAATCGTAGCGCAATTAGTGCGTTTTTGGTTTGGTGGCAGTGCGCAACAACGCTTGTTACCAACTGCGTTGTTCGGTACATTGGTCTTGAGTTTGAGTGATATGCTGGCCCATAGTAGCCGCTATCCGATTGAATTACCAACGGGGGCAATGCTGATGTTACTAACAGCCCCATTTTTTATGGTTTTATGGTGGCGACAATATGAAAATTAACGACTTAACCTTGCCACGTGATCTATTGCACGAACAGACGGTATGCTGGCCTGATCAAGGCATAACCGTGATGCTTGGTCAAAATGGGGTTGGGAAATCAACGTTACTAGCTGAATTAGCCCGTCGATTACCGGAAGCGGCTTATTTACCGCAAAAAAATGACATTTACGACGATATTTCGGTACAAGCGGTGCTAGCACTTGGCCAGCAACGTGCGACCCAACCTACACGTCTTGATGTGGTTGCGGCGTTTGATCTCGCACCTTTACTGAAAACTGCCATGCGGACACTGTCTGGCGGTCAACAACAGCGCGTTTGGTTAGCATTTATGCTGGTCCAACAGGCACCAATTTTACTTCTAGACGAACCACTGGCAGCTT
Encoded proteins:
- a CDS encoding iron chelate uptake ABC transporter family permease subunit, with the translated sequence MRRWGMLILYLGIVLVVVITLGFPLGNQWPSWDIFWQLRLPRVLFALIGGAMLAVSALIFQTTLRHHYIDASMLGLASGSELGLALLTVIWAPALTYRVAIGAMLAMGWLVVLRRSVLKMGRQPLLLPLGGLALALFFNAGTSLLTNQQGLLGKSLANVTVTDTWLLTVIGLMGLIFIQLRPAQLALFALSQGHIARLGYPESRLSWPWQLVAAGYIGAVSAVLGTIFFVGLIVAQLVRFWFGGSAQQRLLPTALFGTLVLSLSDMLAHSSRYPIELPTGAMLMLLTAPFFMVLWWRQYEN
- a CDS encoding ABC transporter ATP-binding protein, which translates into the protein MKINDLTLPRDLLHEQTVCWPDQGITVMLGQNGVGKSTLLAELARRLPEAAYLPQKNDIYDDISVQAVLALGQQRATQPTRLDVVAAFDLAPLLKTAMRTLSGGQQQRVWLAFMLVQQAPILLLDEPLAALDLRYQKRLTQLLVTTQTSVIMIVHDLNYAQRVADWVWIMHEQTVIAGTPTEMLNDALLSAVFQTTIQHQVTVDGQRYFDS